The genomic stretch GCCTGATGCCCAGTGAACGCCGGCACATGGAGCTGAATGCGTTGCTGGGGGCGCTGGACTTCCCGGTGTTGTCGATCGACATGGGCGGCAGCATCGTTGCCGCCAACCGTGCAGCCGCGCAGTTGCTTGGCGTGCGTGTTGATGAAGTGCCGGGCATGCCGCTGGCGCGCTATGTAGAAGACTTCGACTTACCGGAACTGGTTCGGGCCAACAAGTCGCGCATCAATGGCTTGCGCATCAAAGTCAAAGGTGATGTGTTCCTGGCCGATATCGCACCGCTGCAGTCCGAGCACGATGACAGCGAGGCGCTGGCCGGCGCGGTGCTTACCTTGCACCGCGCCGACCGGATCGGCGAGCGTATCTACAATGTGCGCAAGCAAGAGCTGCGCGGCTTCGACAGCATCTTCCAGAGCTCGCGTGTGATGGCTGCGGTGGTGCGTGAAGCGCGGCGCATGGCGCCGCTGGATGCGCCGTTGCTGATTGAGGGCGAAACCGGTACCGGCAAAGAGTTGCTGGCGCGTGCCTGCCACCTGGCCAGCCCGCGTGGCCAGTCGCCGCTGATGGCCCTCAACTGCGCCGGGCTGCCCGAATCGATGGCCGAGACCGAGCTGTTCGGTTACGGCCCTGGGGCATTTGAAGGGGCACGCGCCGAAGGCAAGCTGGGGCTGCTGGAGTTGACCGCTGGCGGCACGCTGTTCCTTGATGGGGTAGGGGAGATGAGCCCGCGCCTGCAGGTAAAGCTGCTGCGCTTTTTGCAGGACGGCTGCTTCCGTCGGGTAGGTAGCGATGAAGAGGTCTACCTGGATGTACGGGTGATTTGTGCAACCCAGGTGGATTTGTCCGAGTTATGTGCCCGTGGCGAGTTTCGCCAGGACCTGTATCACCGCCTCAACGTACTGTCGCTGCACATTCCGCCTTTGCGCGAGTGCATGGATGGCCTGGAGGGGTTGGTGCAGCATTTTCTTGATCAGGCCAGTCGGCAGATTGGTTGCGCCATGCCGCGCCTGGCGCCGGCGGCAATGGACAAACTTGGGCAGTATCACTGGCCGGGTAATGTAAGGCAGTTGGAAAACGTCTTGTTCCAGGCCGTTTCGTTATGTGACGGCGGCGTGGTTAAAAGCGAGCATATTCGTTTGCCGGATTATGGCGCGCGGCAACCGTTGGGCGAGTTTTCGCTGGAAGGGGACCTTTCACAAATTGTAGGGCGTTTTGAAAAGGCGGTGCTGGAAAGTTTGATGGGAGAGTTTCCCAGTAGTCGGGCTTTGGGAAAAAGACTGGGTGTTTCGCACACGACGATTGCCAACAAGTTAAGGGATTATTCCTTGGGCAAGTCGACTGATTAAATAGCTGTAAGTTAATAGCCTGTTAATCGGGTGGTGAATGCTTCGCGGGTGAACCCGCTCCTACAGGTACCGCGCCGCATTCATGGTGTGCGTGGTGTTCGTAGGCGCGGGTTCACCCGCGAAGGGGCCCACAGGGCCCACAATTCACAAGGTGTCAGCCGTTAGAGCAGCCGTTCCCCATCACACGGTATTCGAGAATGTGTCTCTGGCCCTTGGAGTCTTCATAGGTCATGCGGGCTGGCACGACTTCGCACACATTGGGCACTTCGCTCATGGAGATGACGCGGGCGATGTCCAGGTGCTGCGAGTAACTGTACTGTTCAACCGGAATCTGCTCGGCATCTTTTGCTTCACCGGCCATCGCCGCGCCGCAAAGACTGCCAAGTACCAATACCAGTAAAGCTTTCATTTTCTATTTACCTGTCTAAGGTCGTGAGGGGGCACGCGGCGCTTATGGCGCCACGAGTACAGCGAGTTTTAACTATCGGGATTAGAGGGAGATTAACGCTTGCCTTCGTGGGGGCTGTTACCAGTTGTTAATCGCCTAGCCGTTGCTGGCGAGATGAATTTTATGGCGGTGGCCAATGCTGAAACAGTGGGTGTTTTGATAAAGTGTTTTGACAGAATCTGTAACAATCCTGTGCCAAAGCCCCTCGTTTTTCTCCGAAGGGGCTGTAATGCCCGCGCCAGAGCGCTTTGCCGGAACGGGAGTACCAAATTACTACCAACGTCGAATGGCTTTTGTCGCTCTGGTACAGTTACAAACGGTTCCATACAAAAACAACTATTACACCGAGGTAACACAGATGAGTGCGGCTCCACTGTATCCCGTTCGTCCCGAGGTTGCGGCCACTACCCTGACCGACGAGGCCACCTACAAGGCCATGTACCAGCAATCGGTGATCAACCCGGACGGCTTCTGGCGCGAGCAGGCCCAGCGTATCGACTGGATCAAGCCGTTCACCAAGGTCAAGCAGACCTCCTTCGACGACCACCATGTCGATATCAAATGGTTCGCCGACGGCACTCTGAACGTTTCCTCCAACTGCCTGGACCGCCACCTTGAAGAGCGCGGTGACCAGGTGGCCATCATCTGGGAAGGTGACGACCCTTCCGAGCACCGCAACATCACCTACCGCGAGTTGCACGAGCAGGTCTGCAAGTTCGCCAACGCCCTGCGTGGCCAGGATGTGCACCGCGGTGACGTGGTCACCATCTATATGCCGATGATCCCTGAAGCTGTGGTCGCCATGCTGGCCTGTGCCCGTATTGGTGCGATTCACTCGGTGGTGTTTGGTGGCTTCTCGCCCGAGGCGCTGGCTGGTCGCATCATCGACTGCGAGTCCAAGGTGGTGATCACTGCCGATGAAGGCGTGCGTGGTGGTCGTCGTACCCCGCTCAAGGCCAACGTCGACCTGGCGCTGACCAACCCTGAAACCAGCAGC from Pseudomonas putida encodes the following:
- a CDS encoding sigma-54-dependent phenylalanine hydroxylase transcriptional regulator PhhR; translated protein: MRIKVHCQNRIGILRDILNLLVEYGINVLRGEVGGDHGNAIYLHCPNLINLQFQALRPKFEAIAGVFGVKRVGLMPSERRHMELNALLGALDFPVLSIDMGGSIVAANRAAAQLLGVRVDEVPGMPLARYVEDFDLPELVRANKSRINGLRIKVKGDVFLADIAPLQSEHDDSEALAGAVLTLHRADRIGERIYNVRKQELRGFDSIFQSSRVMAAVVREARRMAPLDAPLLIEGETGTGKELLARACHLASPRGQSPLMALNCAGLPESMAETELFGYGPGAFEGARAEGKLGLLELTAGGTLFLDGVGEMSPRLQVKLLRFLQDGCFRRVGSDEEVYLDVRVICATQVDLSELCARGEFRQDLYHRLNVLSLHIPPLRECMDGLEGLVQHFLDQASRQIGCAMPRLAPAAMDKLGQYHWPGNVRQLENVLFQAVSLCDGGVVKSEHIRLPDYGARQPLGEFSLEGDLSQIVGRFEKAVLESLMGEFPSSRALGKRLGVSHTTIANKLRDYSLGKSTD
- a CDS encoding DUF2790 domain-containing protein, translated to MKALLVLVLGSLCGAAMAGEAKDAEQIPVEQYSYSQHLDIARVISMSEVPNVCEVVPARMTYEDSKGQRHILEYRVMGNGCSNG